Proteins encoded within one genomic window of Sulfurovum sp. XGS-02:
- a CDS encoding tRNA-dihydrouridine synthase yields the protein MKLDFTKPLYVLAPLAGFTDLPFRSVVKKFGVDLTVSEMISSNALVHNSKKTHRMLEKSPIEDPYAIQIAGSDLDVIKRAVEIINEIDGITAIDLNCGCPAPKVVNNLQGSSLLTDLPQMGRVIETIKKYSNKEYTSVKFRLGFNEKNHEEIARICEGSGADYIAVHGRTRAGRYKAAVDYDAIAEVKQTVSIPVIANGDIDSPAKAKWVLEHTGADGIMIGRAAVGKPWIFKQIKEGMEAPTSELIKEVVLEHFDQMLKHYDKYGAIIFRKNLHSYSKAGYQGASAFRNDVNRIEDPDEMRAVIEAFFSQPLLDEV from the coding sequence ATGAAACTAGACTTTACTAAACCCCTTTACGTCTTAGCCCCTCTTGCGGGCTTTACCGATCTTCCTTTTCGTTCTGTAGTGAAGAAATTTGGTGTCGACTTGACCGTTTCAGAGATGATAAGTTCCAATGCACTGGTCCACAACTCCAAGAAAACCCATCGTATGCTGGAGAAAAGTCCTATAGAAGACCCCTATGCTATCCAGATAGCGGGTTCTGATCTGGATGTCATTAAGCGTGCAGTGGAGATCATCAATGAAATAGATGGTATTACGGCGATAGATCTCAATTGCGGCTGTCCCGCACCAAAAGTAGTGAATAATCTTCAGGGGTCATCACTACTTACAGATCTGCCTCAAATGGGTAGGGTGATAGAGACGATTAAAAAATACTCCAACAAAGAATACACTTCAGTAAAATTCCGTTTGGGCTTTAACGAAAAAAACCATGAAGAGATAGCTCGCATATGCGAAGGGTCCGGAGCAGATTACATCGCTGTACACGGAAGAACAAGAGCAGGGAGATATAAAGCTGCTGTAGATTATGATGCGATCGCAGAGGTAAAACAGACCGTATCCATACCGGTCATTGCCAACGGCGATATAGACTCTCCTGCCAAAGCGAAATGGGTACTGGAACATACAGGTGCAGACGGTATCATGATAGGGCGTGCAGCAGTAGGCAAACCATGGATATTCAAACAGATCAAAGAGGGCATGGAAGCACCCACTTCCGAACTCATCAAAGAAGTTGTTTTAGAACATTTTGACCAGATGCTAAAACATTATGACAAGTATGGAGCGATCATTTTCAGAAAAAATCTTCACTCCTACTCTAAAGCAGGGTATCAAGGTGCTTCTGCATTTAGAAATGATGTGAATCGCATAGAAGACCCAGATGAGATGAGAGCAGTGATAGAGGCATTTTTTTCTCAGCCTCTTTTAGATGAAGTTTGA
- a CDS encoding sulfite exporter TauE/SafE family protein, which translates to MITELILVGIFIGTMSGFFGIGGGMILVPILLVLGFDTKDAIGISIIQMVFSSIYGSFLNFKKGSLVIGEGIFVGFGGFIGGYIGGYVTHYISDIILQFLFLGLLIFALFRLFFSQHHEDNEKTKTLNKALLFSIGLGIGIFSITLGIGGSIILTPLLVGVLHYPIKKAVSAGLFFVVFSSVAGMISRLSTGTIDFNNGLIVAVASLVGVALGIWLKDHVTSKHHKMALLALYMFALIILIKKMWF; encoded by the coding sequence ATGATAACAGAACTTATACTTGTTGGTATCTTTATCGGTACGATGTCAGGCTTTTTTGGTATCGGTGGCGGTATGATCCTTGTACCTATACTTTTGGTACTTGGTTTTGATACGAAAGATGCCATCGGTATTTCCATCATTCAAATGGTCTTTAGCTCTATTTACGGTTCATTTCTTAATTTTAAAAAAGGGTCTCTTGTTATCGGCGAAGGGATCTTTGTCGGTTTCGGAGGCTTTATCGGTGGATATATCGGTGGATATGTCACGCACTATATCTCAGATATCATCCTACAGTTTCTCTTTCTTGGGCTATTGATATTTGCTCTGTTTCGACTTTTTTTCTCTCAACATCATGAGGATAATGAAAAGACCAAAACCTTAAATAAAGCCTTGCTTTTTAGTATCGGTCTTGGGATCGGAATATTCTCTATTACACTTGGTATCGGCGGTTCTATTATACTCACTCCTCTTTTGGTGGGAGTATTGCATTACCCTATAAAAAAAGCGGTGAGTGCAGGGTTGTTCTTTGTAGTCTTCTCTTCAGTAGCTGGAATGATAAGCCGACTGAGTACCGGGACGATAGATTTTAACAATGGTTTGATAGTTGCTGTAGCTTCACTGGTAGGTGTGGCACTGGGTATCTGGCTCAAAGACCATGTCACTTCCAAACATCATAAGATGGCACTTTTAGCACTTTATATGTTCGCTTTGATCATTTTGATCAAAAAAATGTGGTTCTGA
- a CDS encoding PAS domain-containing protein — protein sequence MGITPIDLEHEVKSVDIVVSKGDAEGNITYANPIFFKLAGYTQAELLDQPHSIVRHPEMPKIIFKYLWDSLKAGNDVKAFVKNLSKDGGFYWVFAHVKVATNPDKSFRNYVSTRRGMSASARSLIEPLYKELLAAEKDGGTDASLALLESFLKEQGGSLDTFNETMQKIQNS from the coding sequence ATGGGAATTACACCAATAGATCTAGAACACGAAGTGAAAAGTGTTGATATCGTTGTTTCAAAAGGAGATGCAGAAGGTAATATCACCTATGCAAACCCGATCTTTTTTAAATTAGCCGGCTATACACAAGCAGAACTTTTAGACCAACCGCATTCAATTGTGCGTCATCCAGAAATGCCAAAGATCATTTTCAAATATTTATGGGATAGTCTCAAAGCCGGGAATGATGTCAAAGCTTTTGTGAAAAACCTCTCTAAAGATGGTGGTTTTTATTGGGTATTTGCACATGTAAAAGTCGCTACAAACCCAGATAAGTCATTTAGAAATTATGTTTCAACCAGAAGAGGAATGTCTGCATCTGCAAGATCGCTGATAGAACCTTTATATAAAGAGTTACTTGCTGCAGAAAAAGACGGTGGTACTGATGCATCTTTGGCACTCTTGGAATCTTTTTTAAAAGAGCAGGGTGGAAGCTTGGATACATTTAATGAAACAATGCAAAAAATTCAAAACAGTTAA
- a CDS encoding histidine phosphatase family protein: MRHAKSDWSDGSLSDFERGLKKRGHKDLNTISSYMSLQKLKPDLILSSLALRAQTTADQLGKKIGYEGRIHYMEELYSARPETLMNILTLQDDSYETIFLVGHNPELTEFANFLIETNFSKLPTLGVLAINLNIDSWNDITEKCGEIDFFIQPKQFKYYMPKQIRTTLPQEN; encoded by the coding sequence ATACGGCATGCAAAATCAGACTGGAGTGATGGATCGCTTAGTGACTTTGAGAGAGGCTTGAAAAAAAGAGGTCATAAAGATCTTAATACGATCAGTTCATATATGTCTCTTCAGAAGTTAAAGCCGGATCTTATTTTGTCAAGTTTGGCACTGAGAGCACAGACTACGGCTGATCAGTTAGGCAAAAAGATTGGTTATGAAGGCAGGATCCATTATATGGAGGAGCTTTACAGTGCTCGTCCTGAAACACTTATGAATATATTGACACTTCAAGATGACAGTTATGAGACTATATTTTTAGTGGGTCATAACCCGGAGTTGACTGAATTCGCAAATTTTTTGATCGAGACAAACTTCTCTAAACTTCCTACCTTAGGAGTGTTAGCAATTAACCTAAACATAGACTCTTGGAATGATATTACTGAAAAGTGCGGTGAAATAGATTTTTTCATACAACCTAAACAGTTTAAATACTATATGCCAAAACAGATAAGAACAACACTGCCTCAAGAGAACTAG
- a CDS encoding GAF domain-containing protein encodes MQGDVKSNLKTMANTLNKYVESKDLNEIEKIENQFEALFNAEVVKLWAYDDKNETLQLIENGNQEAVSLLPSLTKQAITDKSSVISNHSTSDKYYTPEIDNPLELKVKALMIFPIIKGQQVIGVLRIWRGLKQKKIFTRKDESILKSFMPILIKLIVCEKMEKEEIIVLTDDTTENKVVTDTKPAATPKAKDLPSKVSDEFTALQKKLDETLEELESYRKNEAVYKIQIDKSQSELKKSKENCKQIETSALELSSEIEAYQSQINELTTQLEILKEDHEHVKHALKEANKNNNVQNIKEEKLKRSLIENKRLGKLDQNIELILDEVYHLFEKNEYSYMLFELLVFSISSKKGMDYLEETLRKTKLVPDMIEGYYFNGNLKVHNEKCLIQDFIKRIEKYKNNIFPEMMDFNVVVENEVPASLVFDAPKIQTILLHLLMDLNQFAEHSKPVNIHFAYKNKFLTIEIGTSVYQKNSLLKSVLKQIKLTGNEKERHGLQLSIKLIKRLKGEIESVYEDEYYKFVFSVPAQVIKI; translated from the coding sequence ATGCAAGGTGATGTAAAATCGAACTTGAAAACGATGGCTAATACTTTAAATAAATATGTTGAGTCAAAAGATCTAAATGAGATAGAAAAGATAGAAAACCAATTTGAAGCACTTTTCAATGCCGAGGTTGTCAAACTTTGGGCATATGATGATAAGAATGAAACGTTGCAGTTAATTGAAAATGGCAATCAAGAAGCTGTTTCTTTACTTCCAAGTTTAACAAAACAAGCTATCACTGATAAGTCTTCTGTTATTTCAAATCATAGTACCAGTGATAAATACTATACCCCTGAAATAGATAATCCCCTCGAGTTAAAAGTGAAAGCTTTAATGATCTTCCCAATTATAAAGGGTCAGCAGGTCATAGGGGTATTACGTATATGGAGAGGCTTAAAGCAAAAAAAGATTTTTACCAGAAAAGATGAATCTATACTGAAATCATTTATGCCGATATTGATTAAATTGATAGTGTGTGAAAAGATGGAAAAAGAAGAGATCATAGTACTTACAGATGATACTACAGAGAATAAAGTTGTCACTGATACCAAGCCTGCTGCAACTCCAAAGGCGAAAGATCTACCAAGTAAAGTGAGCGATGAATTTACAGCACTGCAAAAGAAACTTGATGAGACTTTGGAAGAACTGGAGTCCTATAGAAAAAATGAAGCTGTATACAAAATCCAAATAGACAAATCTCAAAGTGAGCTAAAGAAATCAAAAGAAAACTGTAAGCAAATAGAAACATCTGCATTAGAACTTTCTTCTGAAATAGAAGCCTATCAGTCACAGATAAACGAGTTAACCACACAACTCGAGATACTTAAAGAAGATCATGAACATGTTAAGCATGCTCTTAAGGAAGCAAATAAGAATAATAATGTTCAAAACATCAAAGAGGAAAAATTAAAGAGATCTTTGATAGAGAATAAGAGATTAGGAAAACTTGATCAAAATATCGAATTGATACTTGACGAAGTGTATCACCTTTTTGAAAAAAATGAATATTCATATATGTTGTTTGAGCTATTGGTTTTTTCAATTTCATCCAAAAAGGGAATGGACTATTTGGAAGAAACATTAAGAAAAACCAAATTGGTACCCGACATGATAGAGGGGTATTATTTTAATGGAAATCTTAAGGTCCATAATGAAAAATGTCTTATTCAAGATTTTATAAAGCGTATCGAAAAGTATAAAAATAACATTTTCCCTGAGATGATGGATTTTAATGTTGTAGTAGAGAATGAAGTTCCTGCATCTTTAGTATTTGATGCACCTAAAATACAGACTATACTTCTACATCTTCTAATGGACCTCAATCAGTTTGCTGAACATAGCAAACCCGTCAATATACATTTTGCCTATAAGAATAAATTTCTGACCATTGAGATTGGCACTTCTGTGTACCAAAAAAACAGTTTGCTCAAGTCTGTGTTAAAGCAAATAAAGTTAACAGGAAATGAAAAAGAGAGACATGGATTGCAATTAAGTATAAAGTTAATAAAACGATTGAAAGGTGAAATAGAATCTGTTTATGAAGATGAATATTACAAATTTGTCTTTTCTGTTCCTGCTCAAGTAATAAAGATATGA
- the uvrA gene encoding excinuclease ABC subunit UvrA: MKKDMIHVYGAKENNLKNINLSIPKNQLVVVTGISGSGKSTLAFSTLYAEGQRRYIESLSSYARQFLGRVGKPDVDKIEGLTPAIAIDQKTTSKNPRSTVGTITEIYDYLRLLFSRVGEQHCHECGKPISSMSASDIIEEVLKLPDGAKLVIMAPLVKEKKGTFADMLESLRHKGYVRAMIDGVMVRLDDEIELSKTKKHTIKVVIDRVVVKEESRDRIGQDVEKALKESYGEMEIEVLNYEELELDRQHIHYSEHLACFDCKLSFEPLEPVSFSFNSPKGACPACDGLGIRYAIDLKKVIDPELGIDKGAVKIMYGFNKSYYTKFLNAFCEQNEIDIQIPYGELEPHQQKAILYGNGSTIDFVWKRHKLKREWPGVVKFAHDMFKEEKDLSEYMTEKVCDKCNGHRLRPRSLAVKIEGKNIADVIDMPIEKSYAYFADEKSFSHLNEQQKMIAESILKELYERLYFLHDVGLGYITLSRDARSISGGEAQRIRIASQIGSGLTGVMYVLDEPSIGLHERDTMKLIRTLNSLRDKGNSVIVVEHDKETIHAADYIIDIGPGAGAYGGEVVFAGDAKKLAKAKTLTADYMYGKKDISYSHDKPQNEWIEIKNVTINNIEKLDAKIPLENFVCITGVSGSGKSSLILQTLLPVAREILNHAKKVNKVDGVEITGLEKLDKVIYLDQSPIGRTPRSNPATYTGIMDEIRKLFAQTKEAELRGYKIGRFSFNVKGGRCEKCQGDGQIKIEMHFLPDVLVSCDACDGTRYNAQTREVLYKGKSISDVLGMSVGEALEFFKAIPAIAVKLKTLTDVGLDYITLGQNATTLSGGEAQRIKLSKELSRKDTGQTLYVLDEPTTGLHFADVDRLTGVLHHLVELGNSVVVIEHNLDMIKNADYIVDMGPEGGNKGGLVIATGSPEKLAKEYKESGSYTGEYLAKELEGKTV; encoded by the coding sequence ATGAAGAAAGATATGATACACGTTTACGGTGCAAAAGAGAATAATTTAAAAAATATAAATCTGAGCATCCCTAAAAACCAACTGGTAGTAGTTACCGGGATTTCAGGAAGTGGTAAGTCTACCTTGGCCTTTTCCACCTTGTATGCGGAAGGTCAAAGACGTTATATCGAGTCACTCTCTTCGTATGCACGACAGTTTTTGGGACGTGTAGGGAAACCTGATGTCGATAAGATAGAGGGGTTGACACCTGCGATCGCTATAGACCAGAAGACCACATCTAAAAACCCTCGTTCTACGGTCGGAACGATCACGGAGATCTATGATTACCTTAGATTGCTTTTTTCCCGTGTGGGAGAGCAGCATTGTCATGAATGTGGGAAGCCTATCTCTTCGATGTCCGCTTCAGACATCATTGAAGAGGTTTTGAAACTGCCTGACGGGGCGAAACTTGTGATCATGGCTCCACTGGTCAAAGAGAAAAAAGGTACCTTTGCAGACATGCTGGAGTCACTGCGCCACAAAGGATACGTACGTGCGATGATCGATGGTGTCATGGTACGTTTGGATGATGAGATTGAACTTTCCAAAACCAAAAAACACACTATTAAAGTGGTGATTGACAGGGTGGTTGTCAAAGAAGAGAGTCGTGACCGTATAGGGCAGGATGTGGAAAAAGCACTCAAAGAGAGTTACGGAGAGATGGAGATCGAAGTACTCAACTATGAAGAGTTAGAACTAGATAGACAGCATATCCACTACTCTGAACACTTGGCCTGCTTTGACTGTAAACTGAGTTTCGAACCTTTGGAACCGGTGAGTTTCTCTTTTAACTCGCCCAAGGGTGCCTGTCCGGCCTGTGATGGTCTCGGGATCCGTTATGCGATCGATCTCAAGAAGGTGATAGACCCTGAGCTTGGCATTGACAAAGGTGCAGTAAAGATCATGTATGGTTTTAACAAGAGCTATTACACCAAATTCCTCAATGCCTTCTGTGAACAAAATGAGATAGACATACAAATCCCTTATGGTGAACTGGAACCACACCAGCAAAAAGCCATACTTTACGGAAATGGGAGTACGATAGATTTCGTATGGAAGCGCCATAAGCTCAAACGTGAGTGGCCTGGAGTGGTGAAGTTCGCACATGACATGTTCAAAGAAGAAAAAGACCTCTCTGAATATATGACTGAAAAGGTGTGTGACAAGTGTAACGGGCATAGACTGAGACCACGCTCTTTAGCAGTGAAGATAGAAGGGAAAAATATCGCAGATGTCATCGATATGCCTATTGAGAAATCCTATGCCTATTTCGCAGATGAAAAGAGTTTTTCTCATCTGAATGAGCAGCAGAAGATGATAGCAGAGTCCATACTCAAAGAGTTGTATGAAAGACTCTATTTCTTGCATGATGTGGGGTTAGGCTACATTACTCTGAGCCGTGATGCAAGAAGTATCTCAGGTGGAGAAGCACAACGTATACGTATCGCTTCCCAGATAGGTTCTGGACTTACGGGAGTCATGTATGTACTGGATGAACCGAGTATAGGACTGCATGAGCGTGATACGATGAAGCTCATACGTACACTGAACTCTTTGCGAGACAAAGGGAATTCCGTGATCGTAGTGGAACATGATAAAGAGACCATTCATGCGGCAGATTATATTATAGATATCGGACCTGGAGCAGGTGCATATGGGGGTGAAGTGGTATTTGCCGGCGATGCAAAGAAATTGGCCAAAGCCAAGACCCTGACAGCAGACTATATGTATGGGAAGAAAGATATCTCTTATTCGCACGATAAACCTCAAAATGAGTGGATAGAGATCAAAAATGTTACCATTAACAATATCGAAAAACTTGATGCGAAGATCCCTTTGGAGAATTTCGTATGTATCACGGGTGTCAGTGGTAGCGGTAAGAGTTCCTTGATCCTTCAGACGTTGCTGCCTGTGGCAAGAGAGATACTCAACCATGCCAAAAAGGTCAATAAGGTAGACGGCGTAGAGATCACAGGACTGGAAAAACTGGATAAAGTGATCTATCTAGATCAAAGCCCGATAGGAAGAACACCGCGTTCCAACCCCGCAACCTATACAGGTATCATGGATGAGATACGTAAACTTTTTGCACAGACCAAAGAGGCAGAACTTAGAGGGTACAAGATAGGACGTTTTTCGTTCAATGTCAAAGGCGGGCGTTGTGAGAAGTGCCAGGGAGACGGTCAGATCAAGATAGAGATGCACTTTTTACCGGATGTTCTGGTCTCTTGTGACGCCTGTGACGGGACACGCTACAATGCACAGACACGTGAAGTACTCTATAAAGGGAAGTCCATCTCGGATGTCCTCGGTATGAGTGTGGGTGAGGCACTGGAGTTCTTCAAGGCGATCCCGGCTATTGCGGTCAAGCTGAAGACATTGACAGATGTAGGACTTGATTACATTACCCTGGGACAAAATGCTACCACACTGTCAGGAGGAGAGGCACAGCGTATCAAGCTGAGTAAAGAGTTGAGCCGTAAAGATACGGGGCAAACCCTCTATGTGTTGGATGAACCTACAACAGGGCTTCATTTTGCCGATGTGGACAGACTGACAGGTGTACTGCACCATCTCGTTGAACTGGGTAATTCGGTCGTTGTCATCGAACACAACCTGGATATGATCAAAAATGCAGATTATATCGTAGACATGGGACCTGAAGGTGGAAATAAAGGCGGACTGGTCATCGCAACAGGCTCACCTGAGAAGCTGGCAAAAGAGTATAAAGAATCAGGGTCATATACTGGTGAGTATTTGGCTAAAGAATTAGAAGGAAAAACAGTATGA
- the polA gene encoding DNA polymerase I — translation MKTITIIDTFGFFFRSYFALPPLRNSEGFPTGLLTGFANLVDTLHRDHSTDYLVFALDAKGRTFRNDLYPEYKAHREAPPEDLIKQLPVAIEWIEQMGFANLSCEGFEADDVITTVTKFAREQGLKVRIVSHDKDLYQMIDDGVVVMYDSVKKQEVDEQACVDKFGVRPKDFINFQAILGDSSDNIPGVKGIGKVGAAKLINEYHTLEAIYDDIENCGTPRIQKLLLESKENAFLSRELVTMRSDVFKDLDVESFVFEDKNYLSCLLEEFEKYEMKQAIKKAKVGLEEADCPAVEKPQTQGLSFEAITLDSKEKLNSVIESIEKDAIVAFDTETTGLDTKVAKMVGFSFCLESGKAYYVPVGHNYLGVEEQVSLDDAVAALKKLFTYNIVGQNLKFDLSLLYNQFNMEPIIPYADTMIMAWLSNPGTKVGLDTLAKTFFKYEMKPFKEMVKKGEDFSAVNIGDATFYAAEDAWMTYLLYGAIKKKMELSSLTHLLKEAKNVEYPFINVLIGMENLGIKIDPGKLEALQKNLSETLSTLTAEIYELSGSEFNIKSTQQLGNVLFQQLGLKGGKKTKTGYSTNEAVLSALVGEHPIIEKILAYREHQKILSTYVDPLLKLANADENSRIYTSFGQTGTATGRLSSRDPNLQNIPVRSALGRSVREAFVAKEGYKLVSIDYSQIELRLLAHFSQDAALMDAFNQGADIHLATAIKLFGEEEAKEKRNLAKSVNFGLLYGMGPKKLSEDVGIAQAEAKEIIKNYFASFPTVKSFLEGIQERVKIDGYVETILKRRRIFDYENANGMQKAAYMRESVNTVFQGSAADLIKLSMNQIDTMIREENLDAFMLLQIHDELIFEVKEEEVEEISKRFVHTMENVLELNVPLECSVSVGDSWGELK, via the coding sequence ATGAAAACGATCACAATTATAGACACATTCGGATTTTTCTTTCGTTCCTATTTCGCGCTCCCTCCTTTGCGTAACTCGGAAGGTTTTCCCACAGGACTCTTGACCGGTTTTGCTAACCTAGTGGATACTTTGCACCGTGATCACAGTACGGATTACCTGGTGTTTGCACTGGATGCAAAAGGGAGAACATTCCGTAATGACCTCTATCCGGAGTACAAAGCCCACCGTGAAGCACCTCCTGAAGATTTGATTAAACAGCTTCCTGTTGCCATAGAGTGGATAGAACAAATGGGCTTTGCCAACCTCTCTTGTGAAGGGTTTGAAGCGGATGATGTGATCACGACAGTTACAAAATTTGCCCGAGAACAGGGGCTGAAAGTACGTATCGTGTCTCACGATAAAGATCTCTACCAAATGATCGATGACGGCGTAGTGGTCATGTATGACTCTGTAAAGAAACAGGAAGTGGATGAACAGGCATGTGTGGATAAGTTTGGGGTACGTCCTAAAGACTTCATCAACTTCCAAGCCATACTGGGAGACAGTTCGGACAACATTCCCGGTGTAAAAGGTATAGGAAAAGTAGGTGCAGCAAAATTGATCAATGAGTATCATACACTTGAGGCGATCTATGATGACATAGAGAACTGCGGAACACCGCGTATACAGAAACTTCTTTTGGAAAGTAAAGAGAATGCTTTCTTGTCCCGTGAACTGGTGACAATGCGATCAGATGTCTTTAAAGATCTGGATGTGGAAAGTTTTGTCTTTGAAGACAAGAACTATCTCTCCTGTCTGCTTGAAGAGTTTGAGAAATATGAGATGAAACAAGCCATCAAAAAAGCAAAAGTAGGCTTGGAAGAGGCTGACTGCCCTGCAGTGGAAAAACCGCAAACCCAAGGACTCAGTTTTGAAGCCATTACACTGGACAGTAAAGAGAAGTTAAACAGTGTGATCGAGAGTATCGAAAAAGATGCTATCGTTGCTTTTGATACAGAGACAACAGGTTTGGACACAAAAGTAGCCAAAATGGTAGGGTTCAGTTTCTGTTTGGAGTCAGGTAAAGCCTACTATGTGCCCGTAGGCCATAACTATCTCGGTGTCGAAGAGCAGGTAAGTCTGGATGATGCTGTTGCCGCACTCAAAAAACTTTTCACCTATAATATTGTGGGGCAAAATCTAAAGTTTGATCTTTCATTGCTTTATAACCAGTTTAATATGGAACCGATCATTCCCTATGCAGATACGATGATCATGGCATGGCTTTCAAACCCCGGAACCAAAGTAGGGCTTGATACACTGGCCAAGACCTTTTTCAAGTATGAAATGAAGCCTTTTAAAGAGATGGTGAAGAAGGGAGAGGATTTCTCAGCTGTAAATATCGGCGATGCTACGTTTTACGCGGCAGAAGATGCATGGATGACCTATCTGCTCTATGGGGCTATCAAAAAGAAAATGGAACTCTCTTCACTGACGCATCTTCTCAAAGAGGCGAAAAATGTCGAGTATCCGTTTATCAACGTACTGATAGGTATGGAAAACCTGGGGATTAAAATCGATCCTGGCAAACTCGAAGCACTACAGAAAAACCTGAGTGAAACGTTGTCGACCCTCACTGCTGAGATCTATGAACTCAGCGGTTCTGAGTTTAATATCAAATCTACGCAACAGTTGGGAAATGTACTCTTTCAACAATTGGGACTCAAAGGCGGCAAGAAAACCAAAACAGGTTACAGTACCAATGAAGCAGTATTAAGTGCATTGGTAGGCGAACATCCGATCATAGAGAAAATTCTTGCATACCGTGAACATCAGAAGATACTCTCTACCTATGTGGACCCTTTATTGAAACTTGCAAACGCAGATGAGAACAGCCGCATCTATACCTCTTTTGGTCAAACGGGTACAGCGACAGGACGTTTAAGTTCACGTGATCCCAACTTGCAGAACATCCCGGTACGTTCAGCACTCGGACGCTCGGTAAGGGAAGCTTTTGTGGCCAAAGAGGGGTATAAACTGGTCAGTATAGACTACTCCCAGATAGAACTTCGGCTACTTGCACACTTTTCACAAGATGCCGCTTTGATGGATGCCTTCAACCAGGGAGCAGATATTCACCTTGCAACTGCCATTAAACTCTTTGGAGAAGAGGAAGCGAAAGAGAAACGTAACCTGGCAAAATCGGTGAACTTCGGGCTTCTTTATGGTATGGGACCCAAAAAACTCTCTGAGGATGTGGGCATAGCGCAAGCAGAAGCCAAAGAGATCATTAAGAACTATTTTGCATCTTTCCCTACAGTGAAAAGTTTTCTTGAAGGGATACAGGAACGGGTCAAGATAGACGGTTATGTGGAAACCATACTGAAAAGAAGACGTATCTTTGACTATGAAAATGCCAACGGTATGCAAAAAGCAGCCTACATGCGTGAGTCGGTGAACACTGTTTTCCAGGGAAGTGCCGCTGACCTTATCAAACTCTCTATGAACCAGATAGACACAATGATACGAGAAGAGAACCTGGATGCCTTTATGCTTCTGCAGATACATGATGAACTTATCTTTGAGGTGAAAGAAGAGGAGGTTGAAGAGATCTCCAAACGTTTTGTGCATACGATGGAGAATGTACTGGAGCTGAATGTGCCACTGGAGTGTTCGGTCAGTGTAGGCGACAGCTGGGGAGAGTTAAAGTAA
- a CDS encoding SUMF1/EgtB/PvdO family nonheme iron enzyme — translation MLQSYFDENFVQLPRGSFLMGSDDPLAKEREKPLHEVHINYDIAMAKRPVTVEEYMLFAQATGAEVPEERHEHLGVDVPVRRVRYHDAKAYCAWKTQREGVTYRLPTEAEWEYACRAGSTGKFCFGDDEGEFGAYAWYANNAEGVTHNVGTKRPNAWGLYDMHGNVWEWCADWYSETYDNTPTDGSAYKVPNEKGRVLRGGSWNGSAENSRCASRINLGSGGRNYFIGFRVLIEL, via the coding sequence ATGTTGCAATCATACTTTGATGAGAATTTTGTACAGCTTCCCCGAGGCTCTTTTCTTATGGGTTCTGATGATCCACTGGCCAAAGAGAGAGAAAAACCTCTGCATGAAGTACATATCAACTATGATATCGCTATGGCCAAGCGACCGGTGACGGTGGAAGAGTATATGCTCTTTGCACAGGCTACAGGAGCAGAAGTGCCTGAAGAGAGACATGAACATCTTGGGGTGGATGTACCCGTACGGCGTGTACGTTATCATGATGCCAAGGCGTATTGTGCATGGAAAACGCAAAGAGAGGGTGTGACCTACCGTCTTCCTACCGAAGCTGAATGGGAATATGCCTGTCGGGCCGGAAGTACCGGTAAGTTTTGTTTTGGGGATGATGAGGGTGAATTTGGTGCGTATGCCTGGTATGCGAACAACGCTGAAGGTGTGACCCATAATGTCGGTACCAAAAGACCCAATGCATGGGGATTGTACGATATGCACGGAAATGTATGGGAGTGGTGTGCAGACTGGTACAGTGAAACCTATGACAATACACCTACGGACGGATCAGCCTATAAAGTACCCAATGAGAAGGGTAGAGTCCTGCGTGGAGGTTCCTGGAACGGGAGTGCTGAGAACAGCCGCTGTGCTTCACGTATCAATCTGGGTTCCGGCGGTCGCAACTATTTTATAGGATTTCGTGTACTGATAGAACTATAG